TGATGCTGCTACTCAGGATCAATATGTTACATTATTAGTGAAAAAGCTTATTGACGGGAAATACGGAATAGGCGCATGGGATGTAAAGTCCAACGCTGACAAGAAGACCCTTAAGGAGACTTATATAAAAAATAATTATACAGAACGGGATGATGCGGGTTCAAATTCCAAGGCAGGTCACATTTATGGTACACCGCTTAGCCCAGTTTATGGAAGTAATATAACGACTGATCCGCTTTCTGTTATGCTAGCCTTTGCAGGCACTAATTTTAAATTTAGCCTATTTGATAATATAGCGCTTTTCGGTCTATATGGTAATCCTGCACAAACAATTCTGATCAGAAACTCACTTGATGAAAATGGTAATGTTACAGCCGCGGGTAAGACTTTACAACAGATTGTAGACGAAGCTAAAGCATTAAAATTCTAATAACAGCTCATTTTTTTGCACGTTTAAAGAACAAAGGTATCAATACTCATATAAGCCCTGATGGTGCGCCGTCGGGGCTTATAAATTACGATCAATTTGATATGAAGATAAACAAGTCCGTATGTTTACTGGGCATTTTACTGATTATCCCTCTTTTGATGAAAGGTCAACTAAACATTGGCATTGGTGCAGGTATCAGCCGGAATTCATTAATCAGTAATCAGACAGACAGGCCATTTACAGCTCCTGAGAAGGTATATGGTTATGCTGCAGAAATAATTTTACAATACCCGGTTAATAAGTTTCTCACCATTGGAGCTGAGCCATCTTTTATAAGGAAAAATTACAAAGTAGCACGCAGTGATTATTACCAGGGTATTTATCAGGAAACTTATAATAGCTATATTCAGTTGCCTGTAATGCTGACTTTTTATATAGGTAATCAAAAAGTAAGAGGTGGAATTAGTGCGGGGGGCTATTCGGCCTATTGGGCAAACAGTAGAAAAAAAGGAGTCATTCCGAACCTTTCAAACCTCAGTTTACAGGATGGTGATTATATGAACGTATTTCAGAATATGCAGCGTTTTTCATATGACAATGCCTATCGTTTTGACCCTAAGCTGGATAAACGTTGGGAATTTGGGTGGTTAGTGGGGTTGGACTTTCAATATACATTTGTTAAACAGATAGCAGGCTTTGTTGCTGCCCGTTACTATTACTCCTTAACAGATCAAACAAAAAAATATTCTAATAATCAGGAACAACGGTTTAATGAAACATTAGTCATCGTTGCCGGATTATTATTCAAGATCAATACGTCTAAAAAAAACAGATGAGAAAGAAATGTGTAACACAGCGGATATCTAAATTCAGAGGGATTTATTTTCTTAATGTGCTTCTTATAGTTTTGGTTCCCATGCTGATATCTTGTCGTAAAAAGCTAGATGAGCAGATGAGCCCTTCCAATGTAAGCGATGATAATTTCAAAACTATATTTGATGGTTTTTGGAACGGAATGAACCGGAATTATGTGATGTGGGACATAGATACTACCAGATGGGATAATATATATAGTATTTTTTCACCAGTTTTTTCTAAGCTCCAAATAAAAAATCGGGCGGATCGCTTATTGGCGGCGCATTACTTAAGACAGATGACAAGGGGACTTCGTGATGGTCATTATTCTTTGCAATTCAATGATCCGGTTTTAAAGGATTCTTCGATTATCCCTGCGGATATCCGATTAAAACTAAGACCCGATTACCATCTTTCTTATCAATCAGATTACTTTGATCAGATTGCTAAGCGTTACCTGGACAAACCTTATTATGATGCTGATTATAATACTGATCTGCAACACCCGCTGAGATACAAAGCTGGAACTATTCGTCAAAACATTTTATATTTTCGCTTAAATTCATTTTCTATATTCAGGGCATTTAATAGTGAAAATGGTAGAATGACAGCTTTGCTGGATTTTGTATTCAGGAGCATCAAAGATCATAATACTAAAGGGGTTATTCTTGATCTGAGAGATAATAATGGCGGCGACCTTCAGGATCTTAATTTTTTTGCGGGCAGGTTTATAGCCAGACCATTACAATATGGTTCATCGCGTTATAAAAGCAGCAATAATCCTTTTGATTATACGCTATGGATGCCGGCAATCATTACCCCAATGCCTGAAAGCCAGGAATTCAAAAACAAAATAGTGGTGCTGGTGAATATGTATTCAATCAGTATGTCAGAATTAATTACAATGGCCTTAAAGGCGTTGCCAAATACTACGGTAATAGGCGAGCGGACGTATGGGGCAAATGGTTTGCTGACTGCAGAAGCAGATTTAAATGGAGGATCTTTTAATGTCGGAGATTTTGCAGTTATAAAGGCTGCATCGGCTATGTTTAAATATAAAGATGATCATGTTTACGAGGGAGTTGGATTTCCTGCCGATATTCAGGTGCCTTATGATGAATCAATGGCTCTGATTTATACAGACAGGCAACTCGAAAAAGCTATAAGTCTTTTTGAACCTTAAGTCCTCTTTCCCGTTTCATTGTGCAACTGTTTAAATATACACTTTAATCAGTTGTCTTTTTTTATGGGTACATTATAAGAAATAGTGCTGAGTTCTTTACGATTTATATGTTCATAAAGATTCAAAAAACAATGAATAATTCTCATTAAGTTAATAGTGTAAATGCAAATTGCAGTTGTCACAATACCCTTTTAGTGAAAACAATATTACAGGCCACCTGATGCAGAAATATTTAATCATATTGTTGGTTCTCCTGCTTTATCAAAACACTTTCGCGGCCAGTATAGATTTAAAAAACCAAACCTCGCTGCTTTCAGATAAAGCTGCTGTAAGCGTTCTTACCTGTGGAAAAACCAGTAAATATCTATATGCTCTATTCGGTCATAGTGCCATCAGAATAACAGATGAAGAAAGGCAGATAGACCAGGTCTATAATTATGGAACGTTTGATAACGATGATCCGGATTTTTATATCAATTTTATTAACGGAAGGATGAAATATTCTTTATCCGTTTCGGATTATCAAAGTTTTCTGCAGGAATATATCATCAACGGCCAGTCTGTTGTTGCGCAAAAACTTAAGTTGACGCTGCAGGAAAAAAACAAGCTGTTCTCACTTCTTAAAGAAGAAATCAAGCCAGCTAATAAATATTACTATTATGATTTTGTAAGGAATAACTGCGCAACTAAAATAGTTGACCTGTTAGCTAAGACTCTGGGCCCGGACTTTGATCATGCCCTGTCCGAAATCAATAAAGGAAGAGGTAATACGATCAGGGATTTAATAAGTAAATACCTTACCGCAGATGATCACTACATGATAGGGATGAATCTGCTGCTGGGAAAAAAAACAGATGTAGTATCTGCCAGATCCGTCAGTTTATTTTTACCAGATACTTTGCATAAAAGACTTGATCATATGCAGCTGCGGAAGATGAAGTTTACCGAACCAGCTGTCTTTTTATTTATACCTTATCAGGACCAGGCAAACGCACCTGATTTTATAAAAGGGACCTTATATGGACTTTCCCTGATATTTTTAATATCCGGTCAGCTTAGTAAAGACAAAGTCGGCTATTTGAATAAACTGATCACTATGACAGTTTTTACGGTGATCAGTTTAGCCGGTTTTTTCCTACTTTATCTTTCTGTATTCTCCAGCCTGGAACTGGTTAAATACAATTTGAGTATTTTATGGTGCCATCCGCTGTACCTGTTGCTGGCTTTTGAAAAACTCAGAAAACCAGCAGCAATCATATTCCTGATCAGTATCTTTTTATATATACTGTGCTATTTTAATGCGATGAGTTTTCCTGTTTTGTTACCGGTGTTATTACTCCTGATTGTAATTCTGGTTTTCCAGATACAGCAGCAAAAAACAAGCTCTTTATCCCCGGACTAGCATGATAATTTGAATTACCGTTTAACTATAATAGTTCTGCCGGTAACCAGATGAAAAGTATAAACCCGGTATAACCCATCATCACTGATTTCAATCGTTTCTACCAGCCCCGTTTTACTAAAAGTATCAGTTACCAAACTACCCTTTTTTACCTCCTGCAACACCGATACCGGGGTGTCATTATTCAATCTGATCATAGAAATGTTATCAAAGATTATGGTGTATGCCATAAAAGGATAAAGATAGGGAGGTAAATTGTTCTTCTGCTATTTTTTTGAAAAGAACTCGTTCAATAAAAATGGGGATAATTTAATATTATCCCCATTTCCTGCTGATCTGTGAGCAGTAATTTTGAACCTTAAAAATAGTAAATACTATTTTCTGGTCAGATTATAAGCAGCTCCGTCAGTTTGTTTTGTCTGGTGGCTGCCATCATGCATTTGAATTGTCTTTTCATCAACAACACTAAATGAAGTACCTCTGTCCATTAAATTTTTATAAGCCAGATAAATTTTCTTTGCTTCTGCATCATATTTCCATTTACCTTCACTAGCCATAGCCGGTGTTGCTTTACCATCTTCGCCTTTGAAGATTTCTTTTAAAGCGAATGTTGAATCAGCATTAAAGGTGATTTCAACATCAGATTTTGCTTTTCCTACCGGAACTTCTCCTGTAAATGTTCCCGTATTGAAAGCATTGTTTTTGGCAGTACCCGAAGTTGCAGTGGTATCAGTAGTTGAAACTGCTGTAGTATCAGTACCTGTCTGATTAGCATTTTTTGAAGTGTTGCATGCACTGGTAAGACCTACCAAGGCAACCAAAGAGGCTGCGTAAAAGAT
This portion of the Pedobacter lusitanus genome encodes:
- a CDS encoding porin family protein, which gives rise to MKINKSVCLLGILLIIPLLMKGQLNIGIGAGISRNSLISNQTDRPFTAPEKVYGYAAEIILQYPVNKFLTIGAEPSFIRKNYKVARSDYYQGIYQETYNSYIQLPVMLTFYIGNQKVRGGISAGGYSAYWANSRKKGVIPNLSNLSLQDGDYMNVFQNMQRFSYDNAYRFDPKLDKRWEFGWLVGLDFQYTFVKQIAGFVAARYYYSLTDQTKKYSNNQEQRFNETLVIVAGLLFKINTSKKNR
- a CDS encoding S41 family peptidase; translation: MRKKCVTQRISKFRGIYFLNVLLIVLVPMLISCRKKLDEQMSPSNVSDDNFKTIFDGFWNGMNRNYVMWDIDTTRWDNIYSIFSPVFSKLQIKNRADRLLAAHYLRQMTRGLRDGHYSLQFNDPVLKDSSIIPADIRLKLRPDYHLSYQSDYFDQIAKRYLDKPYYDADYNTDLQHPLRYKAGTIRQNILYFRLNSFSIFRAFNSENGRMTALLDFVFRSIKDHNTKGVILDLRDNNGGDLQDLNFFAGRFIARPLQYGSSRYKSSNNPFDYTLWMPAIITPMPESQEFKNKIVVLVNMYSISMSELITMALKALPNTTVIGERTYGANGLLTAEADLNGGSFNVGDFAVIKAASAMFKYKDDHVYEGVGFPADIQVPYDESMALIYTDRQLEKAISLFEP
- a CDS encoding DUF4105 domain-containing protein: MQKYLIILLVLLLYQNTFAASIDLKNQTSLLSDKAAVSVLTCGKTSKYLYALFGHSAIRITDEERQIDQVYNYGTFDNDDPDFYINFINGRMKYSLSVSDYQSFLQEYIINGQSVVAQKLKLTLQEKNKLFSLLKEEIKPANKYYYYDFVRNNCATKIVDLLAKTLGPDFDHALSEINKGRGNTIRDLISKYLTADDHYMIGMNLLLGKKTDVVSARSVSLFLPDTLHKRLDHMQLRKMKFTEPAVFLFIPYQDQANAPDFIKGTLYGLSLIFLISGQLSKDKVGYLNKLITMTVFTVISLAGFFLLYLSVFSSLELVKYNLSILWCHPLYLLLAFEKLRKPAAIIFLISIFLYILCYFNAMSFPVLLPVLLLLIVILVFQIQQQKTSSLSPD
- a CDS encoding copper resistance protein NlpE N-terminal domain-containing protein; the encoded protein is MKTRIFYAASLVALVGLTSACNTSKNANQTGTDTTAVSTTDTTATSGTAKNNAFNTGTFTGEVPVGKAKSDVEITFNADSTFALKEIFKGEDGKATPAMASEGKWKYDAEAKKIYLAYKNLMDRGTSFSVVDEKTIQMHDGSHQTKQTDGAAYNLTRK